Proteins from one Peromyscus eremicus chromosome 8a, PerEre_H2_v1, whole genome shotgun sequence genomic window:
- the LOC131916549 gene encoding probable serine/threonine-protein kinase fhkB, with protein sequence MCWGRGECASDTCGQTLIRTEGHRIYYRTNNRYQLKGQLLQGDVSLTIENVTESDSGLYCCRVEMKGWNGVQRLTTSLQVQPVGQGQRTEVQETSLFGDSLFLTQTYSNESHYTSKETQNYSKETQNYSKETQNYSKETQNYSKETHHYSKETHHYSKTKNNQKTHNYSKETHNYHKTHNYSKKTKNNQKTHNYSKETSNYHKTHNYSKKTKNNQKTHNYSKETKNNQKTHNYSKETSSYHKTHNYSKETLNNHQTYNYSKETSNYYKTHNYSKETSNYHKTYNYSKETLNNHKTHNYSKEISNYHKTHNYSKETLNNHQTYNYSKETSNYHKTHNYSKETSNYHKTYNYSKETLNNHKTHNYSKEISNYHKTHNYSKETSNNHKTHNYSKETSNYHKTHNYSKETSNYHKTHNYSKGTLHYHKTHNYPKETLNNHQIHNYHKTHNCFNKTHKCSKINQNLYLYSSTTSKHTDSKTSSLHQYCDIFTPPLE encoded by the exons ATGTGTTGGGGCCGAGGGgaatgtgcttctgacacatgtgGACAAACACTTATCCGGACTGAAGGCCACAGAATCTACTATCGGACAAACAATCGCTACCAGCTGAAGGGGCAGCTTCTTCAAGGAGATGTGTCCTTGACCATAGAGAATGTCACTGAGAGTGACAGTGGTCTCTACTGCTGTCGGGTGGAAATGAAGGGGTGGAATGGTGTACAGAGACTGACCACCTCACTGCAAGTTCAACCAG TTGGTCAAGGACAAAGAACAGAAGTGCAGGAGACGAGCCTCTTTGGGGACAGCCTCTTCCTG ACCCAGACCTACTCCAATGAGTCCCATTACACCTCTAAGGAAACCCAGAATTACTCCAAGGAGACCCAGAACTACTCCAAAGAGACCCAGAACTACTCCAAAGAGACCCAGAACTACTCCAAAGAGACTCATCACTACTCCAAGGAAACCCATCACTATTCcaagaccaaaaacaaccaaaaaacccacaACTACTCCAAGGAAACCCACAACTACCACAAAACCCACAACTACTCCAAGAAgaccaaaaacaaccaaaaaacccacaACTACTCCAAGGAGACCAGCAACTACCACAAAACCCACAACTACTCCAAGAAGACCAAAAACAACCAGAAAACCCACAACTACTCCAAGGAGACCAAAAACAACCAGAAAACCCACAACTACTCCAAGGAGACCAGCAGCTACCACAAAACCCACAACTATTCCAAGGAGACCCTCAACAACCATCAAACCTACAACTACTCCAAGGAGACCAGCAACTACTACAAAACCCACAACTACTCCAAGGAGACCAGCAACTACCACAAAACCTACAACTACTCCAAGGAGACCCTCAACAACCACAAAACCCACAACTACTCCAAGGAGATCAGCAACTACCACAAAACCCACAACTATTCCAAGGAGACCCTCAACAACCATCAAACCTATAACTACTCCAAGGAGACCAGCAACTACCACAAAACCCACAACTACTCCAAGGAGACCAGCAACTACCACAAAACCTACAACTACTCCAAGGAGACCCTCAACAACCACAAAACCCACAACTACTCCAAGGAGATCAGCAACTACCACAAAACCCACAACTATTCCAAGGAGACCAGCAACAACCACAAAACTCACAACTACTCCAAGGAGACCAGCAACTACCACAAAACCCACAACTACTCCAAGGAGACCAGCAACTACCACAAAACCCACAACTACTCCAAAGGGACCCTCCACTACCACAAAACCCACAACTACCCCAAGGAGACCCTCAACAACCATCAAATCCACAACTACCACAAAACACACAACTGCTTCAACAAGACCCACAAATGCTCCAAAATCAACCAGAATCTCTACCTCTACTCCTCCACCACCAGCAAACACACAGACTCCAAAACCAG caGTTTACACCAATACTGTGACATCTTCACACCGCCCTTGGAATAA